Within the Balaenoptera acutorostrata chromosome 10, mBalAcu1.1, whole genome shotgun sequence genome, the region TCTCCCTTATCAGCTCTTCTTTCTTTACCTCCCCAAATTGTAGGCTCCAAATCCCTTTCCTCATTCTCTCCTACTGTTTAGATTCCCATTGTACTGCAGTGCCCTCCCTGCCTGATACCCTCTCCCTAGAATTTCCTCTGCCATTTCTTTGAGATGGTATAGTCCATTGGCTAACCCTACTCATTCAGATTCTTGACTGGGAACCCCCTGAAATGTCCTACAGTAACTCTGATGCCTGGACAAGccatcccctccccgcccctctgtCCCCCCTTTGCCAAATAAAGCACAATCCGAACAGTTATTTGAAAACAATGACCATTTTTCACTGATCTCATTTCACCATCTGGTCAACCAGCATGATATGCTGTTGGGTTCTCACACTCCCAATTCCACTCCCACCCTCCATTATAGAGCTCACCACACCCTTTGTGAGTTCCCAACATTCCTCTTTGTCTCTCAAGGTCTCCATCTCAGTCCCCCTTCCTGGCTGCCACTTCCCTCAACGTTCAGAGGCTTCCCTGTGTGTGGGAGATACCAGGGTATCTGCAGAGACTGGAGCAGGCTCCCTGCTCCCTCTGGGTCCTGGACAGATGTCTCAATAAACTGTGTGAACTAGATTAGACTTTTTGCCTTCTTGGAGTCCTGGGTCTCCTCTTGGGACCTGAGTGATGCTCTCCTATGCCTCTAAAGGTCCTGTGTCCCCCACTTTCATTCATAAATTGGCCTGGTATTTCTTACATCTTACAGCTCCTCCCACAAAGGAGGaaaatcataaatatttgttgaactgaaaGCAGGGGTTAGTTGGTTTCCCAGATCCTTCCTCTCACATCTCTTCTCTCTCGTTGCCCCTGGAAATCCATTCTTGTTCCACTGCCCATTCACTCTGCAGTCCTCCCCTCTCCTTACATAGAGCCCTAATgatttcctccccctccccacatggCTCCTTCTCCTCATCCATTAGATGGCCTCACCTTCTAGATGCCATCCTCTCTGGAAGTCCCGAGCATTGATTTCCTGGGTTTCTGGGACACCAGGAGCCTTGGGAAGGCTGGAACACAGCAGCCCGGACCAGATTCCTGGGGACTGAGTAGGAGCcaaggggggggggtggttctGGGAGCTGTGGGTGGAGGAAGTGAAAGACAGAGAGGACAGGAGCATGACGGGTGTGCAGCCGAACACGGTGACTCACTGGCCTACGTCGAAACACCCCAGCCCGTGGCAGAACAGTGTCCTCCCCAACAGTGTCCTCTCCACCTTCACACTCCTGCTGCCTCTGCTGTGGTTCTAGAGTGAGAGCTGGGAGAGGTGAGAGGGCTGAACActacagtggggaaggggaggtggccTCCATGGGAGAAGACTGAGAAAGTGGACAGGGCGCCGAGGGCCACGCGACTATGTCCTGGAGACAGCAGGGGAGACACTGAGGCCAAGGAAGCTCTCATGCCccaaggaggggagggtgggctgTGCTCACCCTTACAGGAAGAGCCTCACCCCAAAGCACAGGCCACCTCTGAGAGCCTCTGCTTGGCTGCAAAGGAATTCACCCCTACCCTAGGATCTAGCTCATTCCCTGCTACTGGGATGATGTCAGCTGGCCCCAAATTTAGGACTGTTGTTGAATTCTCGAATCAGCAGAAATATGTTATGTTGATCAGAAATGACCTGGGGCAGCTGAGCCAACCTGCAGGGTTGACTGAAGACAGAGGAGGGCTCCAGAACAGTCCTGTTTCTGTCATCACTGTGGGGTCACCCTTGGTTACCATCTGCCCCCTGGACTGCAGCCAATGACAGGAATCAAGGCCCTCAGAGTCTCTGTGGACCGCAATTGTGGGAGGGATGCAGCCTCTGACACGAATATTCCTCTAGTCTCTGGTGTGATCCAGGTCAAAATGTTCTGCAAAACTGGTGGATGTCACCCCAAAAGTCTGCTGCCCTGTACCCACTGGACAGACCtgcactctttttaaaaaaatttttattggagtatatgtTGTCCACTGGCCAGATCTGGAGAGGAGCTCTTTACCCTTCCAGTAGCCAGCTAGCAGGGGCTGGGGATGAGGATGGAATGGTAAAATCTAACAGCTAATATTTAAACTtcatgcaacaagagaagcctagTCTGGGTGCGTCTTGGAAGCAATAGAGAAACAAAGGCGTTTAAACACTTTTTATtggaaaaattcaaacatatttaAGAGTAGACAAAATACTTAATGACTCCCTATGCTCTCATCATTCAGCCTTAACAATGATCAACTCATGGCTATTTGACAACAGCATTTCAATGCCCTCCTTCTACTTAGTTGGAAacatctgctctctctctctctctctctctctctctctgtatctcttgtATTCTGTGGATGCATTTGACCATCTAAGGTAGGCAGACTTGTGCCCTCCCCATCACCAGAGATGTCCATGTGTCCATGTCCTGATGCCTGGAAACTGAATATGTGAGGTTCATAGCAAAGggaaactgtttgcagatggaatTACGGTTGTTAGTCAGATGACATTAAAGTAGAAAGATTATCTGGGATTATTTGGGTGAGTCCGATGTAATCATAAGGGTCTTTAAAtatgggagagggaagaagaggaggtcAGACTGATGCAATGTGAGAAGATCCTGCTGTTTCTGGCTTTGAACATGGAGGAAGGGGACCATAAGCCAAGGAActcaggtggcctctagaagctggaagatgcagggaaatggattcttcccttGGGCCTCCAGAAAGGCTCTACCAACACCTCAATTTTAACTcagtgagacccatgtcagacttctgctcttcaaaattgtaagatagtaaatttgtgttgttgtaagccattaagtttgttgttacttgttatagcagccataggaaaccaaTACACCATCATCTCTTAAGGATGGGAACCAGGTCTATTTCCCTAGACACAGGGTCTCATCTAGGAGCAGCCCCTCAGAAGGGGGTCAATTCTGCACCCCAGAACCTCCTGCAGGTTGAGGTCAAGACGATGTAGCTATGGTCCATCTGGTCCACTGgctgcctcctcttccccttccctcaggCCTCTTTGCCCGGAGCATCGGTGTGGTGGAGGAGAAATTTCCCCGAGACTTGGGGATCAATCTGCCTCTGCTTGGACAAACTTCCTTGACCGGCCCCTCCAACTCGGAACATCCTCAGCCCAAACCAGACCCTGGCCCTAATGATTTAGCAAGGGctcctctgaagcccaagctATGGGGATGCACGAGAAAGAGGTGCTGGAAGAGAATGATCTGGGTCccaaagagaaacagaatcaggtGTTTCTATTGCTGAGAAGTCAGTGAAGAGATTGGGACCCCAAGGGTGAAGGTCCTCATGTGCCTGGTGTCGGCAGCCAGGAAGGGTAGGGCTGGCAACAAGTGATGAGCTGTGAGCCAGGACACCTGGgttaggaaggggtggggagctTGAGGAAAGGAGCAGGGTGGGAACACCCAGCTTCCCTGGGTCATACAAGTGGCACCTGTTGCCACAGAACGAATTAGGAACGAGGTGGAACGTAGAGATATATTGTTTCCACAACCACTGGCTCAGCCTGTTTCTGATGTCCCCCGCCCACTAACAGGATAAAGGGCTGGCTGTCTTGGGGCTGAGGGAGATGCAGAGCAAGATGCAGGGCCATGTGGCAGGGAGCTGGGCTCCTCTGGGCCTGCTCCTGGTCTGTCTTCATCTTCCAGGTATGGAGGCTCTGCCAATCTTTGGGCAGGAGCGGACTAGTGGTCCTCGGGGAACTGGGATTGAGGGAAGAGGTAAAGGTGGGAGCGTGTACAGTTGGGTCCCTGAGGGAGGAAAGAGTTGGCACAGGCAAAGTGGAGGGACTTGAAGCAAAGGGAATCAGGGagtcagggaagggagggcaCTGAGACTAAACATCTGGTCCACTGGttgcctcctcttccccttccctcaggCCTCTTTGCCCGGAGCATCGGTGCGGTGGAGGAGAAATTTCCCCGAGACTTGGGGATCAACCTGCCTCTGCTTGGGCAACCTTCCTTGACCGGCCCCTCCAACTCGGAACATCCTCAGCCTCGGCCTAATGATTCAGCAATTGATTCTCTGCAGCGCAATGCTTCTCCATCACATGGCTCTCAACCTGCAGGAGGTGCTGCGGTACAGAGGTGGCCCCCATCTGGGGGGCTGCCCTCCATGGATTCCCGGCCCTCGGAAGACCCTTGGCCGACGATGGCTGCTGTGGTCAAGGACCATGTGGGAGAAGTGCTGCCCAAAGAACTGTCCTACCTTTCTAGTGCGGCTGCCCTCCCTCCGGGCAGCGGGTCTTTGCCTGCAGAGACCTCTGCACACCCCGCAGACACCTCACCCGAGGCTTCACTCCTCCACGAGGACCCTGAATCTAGACGGCCACTCCGCTCTAATGTGCTGGGCGCCCAGGGAAAAATCCTTGCCCTACGCCCTCCCTGGTCTCTCATCAGCAAAATTCGATGGCCAGTTCTGCCTGGTCACTACTTCGGGTCCCTGAATCCCAGTATATGCTGGGGAGGTAAAGGTCCTGGCACTGGATGGAGACAAAACCGCTTGCCATACCCTATGGGAATCTGGGGTAACAGTAATCAATACACAAGTACTAGCTGGGGGAGTATTAATCCGTATCCATGTACCACATGGGGGATTATTAATCGGTATCCAGGTACTAGCTGGGGGAATAGTCATCTACACCCAGGTATTAATCGATTTCCTCCCAGAGTTCTCCGTGCTCCTGGCTCTTATTGGAGCACTGCAGCTGCCTTTCCCAATCCTCAAAACCCTGGGTCACAGTGGAGTTAGGAGAATGACAGAGGGGGACAACCCTAAGTTAGAAGTCAGAGAAGGGAGTCCTGCTCCCTCCCCTTGCAGTGTGAGCTAAATCAAGATCCTATCAGCTGTTTTCTAGCGTCCTCTCCACTTTCACTGCCTCCCTGCTCCCCATATGCTGATCTCCAATAAAACACAGCACTTACTGAATCCGCTTCTTCTCAGTGTCTTTGTTTCTGGGTGCAAACTGGAGTTTTGTCCATCCCCATTTTCTAGTCATCCTCATGTCCCTCTAGGGTCCTCCTGACACTCTCTTGCTATCCCCATCCTTTGCAAAAGATCAAAGCCCAGGTGTTTGAGGGTGGGGCCTCGTGGTCTCATCTGGGCCAGGTGGGAGAGCTGGTTCCAGAACTGTCCTGGAATCTGAAAAGGGGAGGAGAGGCAGCAGGACTAACTGAGATGGCACCTGTGGCAGGAGGCAAGGATGAGGTCCAGGAAGTTGGTACCAGGGCCAAGTGGGGAATGAATACTCTTTTGATTCAGAGACACAGAGGGTCAGAGAAAGTCATTTTTGTCTATGCTTACCTTTTCTTCCCAGAAAGTTACGGTTCTTGGAAGTGGAAGAAGCATTGATCTCCCTTACATGCATCGCTTGGTACATTGTGCCCCAGAGAACCACAGACTTTGGGCATTTGCTGAACAAATAGCAGACCTCaatagaggaagaaaggaaagggagaagggacAGGAAGAGAGAAACTTGGAGCCAACAGTCCTGCCTATGGCAGCATTTGATGCTTTTATTCTCAAGTGATGACACAGTCTCTTCTTTTGGTCACACTACCCTGCCTTTGGTTTTCTCAGGAGCTCAGTATCCTTGTACAGGAGTTGGAGTGGGGTGAGGAAGGGTCATTCTAAGAAAGTGCAGAAGGAAGTTAACAGAAGCTGGTGGGG harbors:
- the C10H6orf15 gene encoding uncharacterized protein C6orf15 homolog — protein: MQSKMQGHVAGSWAPLGLLLVCLHLPGLFARSIGAVEEKFPRDLGINLPLLGQPSLTGPSNSEHPQPRPNDSAIDSLQRNASPSHGSQPAGGAAVQRWPPSGGLPSMDSRPSEDPWPTMAAVVKDHVGEVLPKELSYLSSAAALPPGSGSLPAETSAHPADTSPEASLLHEDPESRRPLRSNVLGAQGKILALRPPWSLISKIRWPVLPGHYFGSLNPSICWGGKGPGTGWRQNRLPYPMGIWGNSNQYTSTSWGSINPYPCTTWGIINRYPGTSWGNSHLHPGINRFPPRVLRAPGSYWSTAAAFPNPQNPGSQWS